One Periplaneta americana isolate PAMFEO1 chromosome 8, P.americana_PAMFEO1_priV1, whole genome shotgun sequence genomic region harbors:
- the BuGZ gene encoding BUB3-interacting and GLEBS motif-containing protein ZNF207 isoform X5, whose amino-acid sequence MGRKKKKQSKPWCWYCNREFDDEKILIQHQKAKHFKCHICHKKLYTGPGLSIHCMQVHKETIDKVPNSLPNRSNIEIEIYGMEGIPPEDIKEHERQKQGKQMQGGRPGSPSSGEDEPAPKKTKPEGLLGNGPGPLPGPGGMMQGMMPPQGPMHPHPMAPMSQFGPPMGHPMMGPMGPPMGPPFMGPGMPMMGPMGNMGGPPQMNMGMNPGSNQPQQNKPLFPSAATAATTAASTPVGADFKPITSTASAPIGPVKPTFPAYRKKRNWMSSKVLDRPLQNWNGPQGLICEGNDDGDFFYTLGLSSTSSTGSQSSTPVTSSSDTPQKVALINTTGASSKIIHPQEDISLEEVRSKLPKYQRQTPVKTVDSSTSTPQPQVEEERRAAMPRYQPRPAMAVAAVPVSVAAIAPPVSSVAIMSPMAGPPIMRHAMHLGPPAAMLGGNMNMMRPPPMGLPPGYT is encoded by the exons ATGGGtcggaagaagaagaagcagtcGAAGCCATGGTGTTG GTATTGCAACCGTGAGTTTGATGATGAAAAGATTTTAATTCAACATCAGAAAGCAAAgcattttaaatgccatatatgTCATAAGAAGTTATATACTGGTCCTGGTTTATCAATCCATTGTATGCAA GTGCACAAGGAAACAATTGACAAAGTACCCAATTCATTACCAAATCGATCTAATATCGAGATTGAAATTTATGGGATGGAGGGAATTCCACCAGAAGATATCAAAGAACATGAACGCCAGAAACAAGGAAAACAAATGCAAG GTGGTAGGCCAGGATCTCCTAGCAGTGGTGAAGATGAACCTGCACCAAAGAAAACGAAGCCAGAAGGCTTGCTTGGTAATGGCCCAGGTCCTTTGCCAGGACCTGGAGGCATGATGCAGGGAATGATGCCTCCACAAGGCCCAATGCATCCACATCCAATGGCTCCCATGAGTCAATTTGGACCACCTATGGGGCATCCTATGATGGGCCCTATGGGACCTCCTATGGGCCCACCATTTATGGGACCAGG CATGCCAATGATGGGACCTATGGGTAACATGGGTGGCCCTCCACAAATGAACATGGGCATGAATCCTGGAAGCAACCAACCCCAGCAGAATAAACCATTGTTCCCAAGTGCTGCGACG GCTGCCACGACAGCAGCATCTACTCCAGTTGGTGCTGACTTCAAACCAATAACCTCAACTGCTAGTGCACCCATAGGACCTGTCAAACCAACATTTCCTGCATATAG aaaaaagagaaattggatGTCCAGTAAAGTGCTGGACCGACCCCTTCAAAACTGGAATGGGCCTCAGGGTCTAATCTGTGAAggcaatgatgatggtgattttttttatacattggGACTAAG TTCGACAAGTTCGACAGGTAGCCAGAGTTCAACTCCAGTAACTTCAAGCAGTGACACACCCCAGAAAGTGGCACTTATAAATACAACAGGCGCGTCTAGTAAGATTATTCATCCTCAGGAAGACATCTCTCTG GAAGAAGTGCGCTCCAAGTTACCTAAGTACCAACGCCAAACTCCAGTGAAGACTGTTGATTCCTCTACGTCCACACCTCAACCTCAGGTAGAA GAAGAGCGGCGTGCTGCTATGCCTCGGTATCAACCACGACCCGCAATGGCTGTCGCAGCAGTTCCAGTTTCTGTGGCTGCAATTGCCCCGCCTGTGAGCAGTGTGGCCATTATGTCACCTATGGCAGGTCCTCCTATCATGAGGCATGCCATGCACTTGGGACCCCCAGCTGCCATGCTCGGAGGTAACATGAACATGATGCGACCGCCCCCCATGGGGCTTCCTCCAG GATATACATGA
- the BuGZ gene encoding BUB3-interacting and GLEBS motif-containing protein ZNF207 isoform X3, translating to MGRKKKKQSKPWCWYCNREFDDEKILIQHQKAKHFKCHICHKKLYTGPGLSIHCMQVHKETIDKVPNSLPNRSNIEIEIYGMEGIPPEDIKEHERQKQGKQMQGGRPGSPSSGEDEPAPKKTKPEGLLGNGPGPLPGPGGMMQGMMPPQGPMHPHPMAPMSQFGPPMGHPMMGPMGPPMGPPFMGPGMPMMGPMGNMGGPPQMNMGMNPGSNQPQQNKPLFPSAATAATTAASTPVGADFKPITSTASAPIGPVKPTFPAYRKKRNWMSSKVLDRPLQNWNGPQGLICEGNDDGDFFYTLGLSSTSSTGSQSSTPVTSSSDTPQKVALINTTGASSKIIHPQEDISLEEVRSKLPKYQRQTPVKTVDSSTSTPQPQVEEERRAAMPRYQPRPAMAVAAVPVSVAAIAPPVSSVAIMSPMAGPPIMRHAMHLGPPAAMLGGNMNMMRPPPMGLPPGLIGALPPGAMHPYAAPPMAFPGPPMLTPMMHPRFR from the exons ATGGGtcggaagaagaagaagcagtcGAAGCCATGGTGTTG GTATTGCAACCGTGAGTTTGATGATGAAAAGATTTTAATTCAACATCAGAAAGCAAAgcattttaaatgccatatatgTCATAAGAAGTTATATACTGGTCCTGGTTTATCAATCCATTGTATGCAA GTGCACAAGGAAACAATTGACAAAGTACCCAATTCATTACCAAATCGATCTAATATCGAGATTGAAATTTATGGGATGGAGGGAATTCCACCAGAAGATATCAAAGAACATGAACGCCAGAAACAAGGAAAACAAATGCAAG GTGGTAGGCCAGGATCTCCTAGCAGTGGTGAAGATGAACCTGCACCAAAGAAAACGAAGCCAGAAGGCTTGCTTGGTAATGGCCCAGGTCCTTTGCCAGGACCTGGAGGCATGATGCAGGGAATGATGCCTCCACAAGGCCCAATGCATCCACATCCAATGGCTCCCATGAGTCAATTTGGACCACCTATGGGGCATCCTATGATGGGCCCTATGGGACCTCCTATGGGCCCACCATTTATGGGACCAGG CATGCCAATGATGGGACCTATGGGTAACATGGGTGGCCCTCCACAAATGAACATGGGCATGAATCCTGGAAGCAACCAACCCCAGCAGAATAAACCATTGTTCCCAAGTGCTGCGACG GCTGCCACGACAGCAGCATCTACTCCAGTTGGTGCTGACTTCAAACCAATAACCTCAACTGCTAGTGCACCCATAGGACCTGTCAAACCAACATTTCCTGCATATAG aaaaaagagaaattggatGTCCAGTAAAGTGCTGGACCGACCCCTTCAAAACTGGAATGGGCCTCAGGGTCTAATCTGTGAAggcaatgatgatggtgattttttttatacattggGACTAAG TTCGACAAGTTCGACAGGTAGCCAGAGTTCAACTCCAGTAACTTCAAGCAGTGACACACCCCAGAAAGTGGCACTTATAAATACAACAGGCGCGTCTAGTAAGATTATTCATCCTCAGGAAGACATCTCTCTG GAAGAAGTGCGCTCCAAGTTACCTAAGTACCAACGCCAAACTCCAGTGAAGACTGTTGATTCCTCTACGTCCACACCTCAACCTCAGGTAGAA GAAGAGCGGCGTGCTGCTATGCCTCGGTATCAACCACGACCCGCAATGGCTGTCGCAGCAGTTCCAGTTTCTGTGGCTGCAATTGCCCCGCCTGTGAGCAGTGTGGCCATTATGTCACCTATGGCAGGTCCTCCTATCATGAGGCATGCCATGCACTTGGGACCCCCAGCTGCCATGCTCGGAGGTAACATGAACATGATGCGACCGCCCCCCATGGGGCTTCCTCCAG